tttattatacttattataataatatatataaatcgctattaaaaaattctaatGTATATTAAATGTTCTTTtagggaaacaaaatttctCTGAAATACATATGACAAAACAGTAGATACACAAACAGTCatagtataaaaatatattatattttaatttatttaacataATGTCATTGTCATCTGGATCAATGGATTTTTCAGTAATtctcatttatatttactcatatgaattattatatgttactatttcttttaatacactgttttatataaagagtaataaaaaaattgtataaacatttatttatgtattatcattatttattttttatgtagcgATTATACCTGATGTCTTCAAAAGATTTGGActcagaaaaattttatgatgctTTGGACAGTGATTTTTCGAATATTCATAGTTATTATCCTATATGTAATAGTGAATTggaaagtaaaaagaaatcaGATATGATaccaatttgtaaaaaatatctaaGATTTTTAGATAAATCTGAATTTTGGGGTTCTACAAGAAATGAATACGATGTTTCCttacttttaaattattggctatatgataaattaaatgatttaTTTGGTGCTATAAATACTATAGAAATTGAAATAGGTTTTGGTGCTCTCCAGTATATATGGGCTTACAATGAGAAAAATCA
Above is a genomic segment from Plasmodium cynomolgi strain B DNA, scaffold: 0856, whole genome shotgun sequence containing:
- a CDS encoding CYIR protein (putative;~vir-type antigen) — its product is MSLSSGSMDFSRLYLMSSKDLDSEKFYDALDSDFSNIHSYYPICNSELESKKKSDMIPICKKYLRFLDKSEFWGSTRNEYDVSLLLNYWLYDKLNDLFGAINTIEIEIGFGALQYIWAYNEKNQTHKPYYQKLKPNINIFKEPDWEKRKQLYEYYVDFDTLFKYAIIYDNYCEKYYKN